A genomic window from Bordetella genomosp. 9 includes:
- a CDS encoding enoyl-CoA hydratase/isomerase family protein encodes MSTLKHPAQHLLADLDGFRVEIDESRQRADIVLARPSFNIISMPQRDQLRLVFEALDENDAVRVIVLRAEGEHFSSGGDIKGFLAATPEHVSQLAWNIAAPARCSKPVIAANRGYCFGVGFEISLACDFRIATDTTRYALPEQKLGQIPGSGGSARLQKMVGITRTKDVVMRSRRIPGKQAYDWGIVTECVPDAELEAATDRLVEELVGFSPLAQRTAKKLLNDTEDSTLSIAIELEGHCYSRLRSSDDFREGVEAFHGKRAPDFKGS; translated from the coding sequence GTGTCTACCTTGAAGCATCCGGCCCAACACCTGCTCGCCGATCTCGACGGCTTCCGCGTCGAGATCGACGAATCCCGCCAGCGTGCCGACATCGTGCTGGCGCGCCCGTCGTTCAATATCATTTCCATGCCGCAGCGCGACCAGCTGCGCCTGGTGTTCGAAGCGCTGGACGAAAACGACGCGGTGCGGGTGATCGTGCTGCGCGCGGAAGGCGAGCACTTTTCCAGCGGCGGGGATATCAAGGGCTTCCTGGCCGCGACGCCGGAGCATGTCTCCCAGCTGGCCTGGAACATCGCCGCGCCGGCGCGCTGCAGCAAGCCGGTGATTGCCGCCAACCGCGGCTATTGCTTTGGCGTGGGCTTCGAGATTTCCCTGGCCTGCGATTTCCGTATCGCCACCGACACCACGCGCTACGCGCTGCCCGAGCAGAAGCTGGGGCAGATTCCGGGTTCGGGCGGTTCGGCGCGCCTGCAGAAGATGGTCGGCATCACGCGCACCAAGGACGTGGTGATGCGTTCGCGCCGCATCCCGGGCAAGCAGGCCTACGACTGGGGCATCGTCACCGAGTGCGTGCCCGATGCCGAGCTGGAAGCCGCCACCGACCGCCTGGTCGAAGAACTGGTCGGATTCTCGCCGCTGGCCCAGCGTACGGCCAAGAAGTTGTTGAACGACACGGAGGATTCCACGTTGTCGATCGCCATCGAGCTGGAGGGGCATTGCTACAGCCGCCTGCGCAGCTCCGACGATTTCCGTGAAGGGGTGGAAGCCTTCCACGGCAAGCGGGCGCCGGATTTCAAGGGTAGTTGA
- a CDS encoding ABC transporter substrate-binding protein — protein sequence MNTTQRKFPLHMAAAMVMALGAQGALAQDTQPIRVGVVTPLSGTYAPIGAQVKMGLDMALTEINQAGGIMGRKVELLYEDEEANPQVAVQKAEKLFQQSKVDFLTGTVNSGSTLAVGQVAERNNKLIATTVSFSDAITGDKCSPNVFRVNAKAGQQSVALAAWLAKEKPGSSLFLLGPDYEMGRSTVAAFKSAAEQRGIKPVGDLFAPLDSKDYSSYFGQIRAARPQVFYTSTAGNDTVRLFSQMSEYGMNKNLTMVGVSGAITAQNIKAIGKNAEGFVTGVGYSPEINTPENKQFVDKFKQANKVLPDLYGADSYGVLYFYKAAVEKAQSTDTAKVRKAMEGLEWDTPQGRKTMRAADHQAIQDMYVVRIQNGEFTIVSKVDGKDAIDASVCKRW from the coding sequence ATGAACACCACGCAACGCAAGTTCCCCCTGCATATGGCTGCGGCCATGGTGATGGCGCTGGGCGCGCAGGGCGCGCTGGCGCAGGACACGCAGCCGATACGCGTGGGTGTCGTCACGCCGTTGTCCGGCACCTACGCGCCCATCGGCGCCCAGGTGAAGATGGGCCTGGACATGGCCCTGACCGAGATCAACCAGGCGGGCGGCATCATGGGCCGCAAGGTCGAGCTGCTGTACGAAGACGAAGAAGCCAATCCCCAGGTGGCGGTGCAGAAAGCCGAAAAGCTGTTCCAGCAGAGCAAGGTGGATTTCCTGACGGGCACGGTGAACTCCGGGTCGACGCTGGCCGTGGGCCAGGTGGCCGAGCGCAACAACAAGCTGATCGCCACGACGGTGTCCTTCTCCGACGCCATTACCGGCGACAAGTGTTCGCCCAACGTGTTCCGGGTGAACGCCAAGGCGGGCCAGCAATCGGTCGCGCTGGCGGCCTGGCTTGCCAAGGAAAAGCCGGGTTCTTCGCTGTTCCTGCTGGGACCGGACTACGAAATGGGCCGCAGCACGGTGGCGGCGTTCAAGAGCGCCGCCGAGCAGCGCGGTATCAAGCCGGTGGGCGACCTGTTCGCGCCGCTCGACAGCAAGGATTATTCGAGCTATTTCGGCCAGATACGCGCGGCACGGCCGCAGGTCTTCTACACGTCGACGGCCGGCAACGACACCGTGCGCCTGTTCAGCCAGATGAGCGAATACGGCATGAACAAGAACCTGACCATGGTCGGCGTGTCCGGCGCGATCACCGCGCAGAACATCAAGGCCATCGGCAAGAACGCGGAAGGCTTCGTCACCGGCGTCGGCTACTCGCCCGAGATCAATACGCCCGAGAACAAGCAGTTCGTCGACAAGTTCAAGCAGGCGAACAAGGTCCTGCCCGATCTGTACGGCGCCGATTCCTACGGCGTGCTGTATTTCTACAAGGCCGCCGTCGAAAAGGCGCAGAGCACCGACACGGCCAAGGTCCGCAAGGCCATGGAAGGACTGGAGTGGGATACGCCGCAAGGCCGCAAGACCATGCGCGCGGCCGATCACCAGGCGATCCAGGACATGTACGTGGTGCGCATCCAGAACGGTGAATTCACCATCGTCAGCAAGGTCGACGGCAAGGACGCCATCGATGCCAGCGTCTGCAAGCGCTGGTAG
- a CDS encoding branched-chain amino acid ABC transporter permease — MNALFESLQFVYAPQVVNGLSLGVAVILMALGLTIIFGLLDVINMAHGEFYALGAYLGMSLLAMGVDFWAALVLVPLVMLPIGYLTERALIQRVFHHKDRHILTLLLTFGMAIVLEDLFKLAYGPNPLRPDAPITGATELFGMIFPTYRLFLMGVGVAIVAAVWWVVYRTRLGAMVRAAAYDRNMAASLGIPVLRVYAATFAFGVALAGLAGVLLAPVYSVFPTMGKDFILMAFSVVIVGGLGSIKGAIIAGLLLTQVQALSSLYISPVWSDPLLFGIMVLVLMFRPQGLFGRLGHG, encoded by the coding sequence ATGAACGCCTTGTTCGAAAGCCTGCAGTTCGTCTATGCCCCGCAGGTCGTCAACGGCCTGTCGCTGGGCGTGGCCGTGATATTGATGGCGCTGGGCCTGACCATCATCTTCGGCCTGCTCGATGTCATCAATATGGCGCACGGCGAGTTCTACGCGCTGGGGGCTTATCTGGGCATGTCGCTGTTGGCGATGGGCGTGGATTTCTGGGCCGCGCTGGTGCTGGTGCCGCTGGTCATGCTGCCGATCGGCTACCTGACCGAGCGTGCGCTGATCCAGCGCGTGTTCCACCACAAGGACCGCCATATCCTGACCCTGCTGCTGACCTTCGGCATGGCGATCGTGCTGGAAGACCTGTTCAAGCTGGCCTACGGTCCCAATCCCTTGCGTCCGGACGCGCCCATCACCGGCGCGACGGAGCTGTTCGGGATGATCTTCCCCACCTATCGCCTGTTCCTGATGGGCGTGGGCGTGGCGATCGTGGCCGCCGTCTGGTGGGTGGTCTACCGCACCCGCCTGGGGGCGATGGTGCGGGCCGCCGCCTACGACCGCAACATGGCCGCCTCGCTGGGTATCCCGGTGCTGCGGGTCTACGCGGCCACCTTCGCCTTCGGCGTCGCGCTGGCCGGATTGGCGGGCGTGCTGCTGGCGCCGGTGTATTCGGTGTTTCCGACCATGGGCAAGGATTTCATCCTGATGGCGTTCTCGGTGGTCATCGTGGGCGGCCTGGGCAGCATCAAGGGCGCGATCATCGCCGGTTTGCTGCTGACCCAGGTCCAGGCGCTGTCCAGCCTGTATATCTCGCCGGTGTGGTCGGATCCCTTGCTGTTCGGAATCATGGTGCTGGTCCTGATGTTCCGTCCGCAAGGCCTGTTCGGGAGGCTGGGCCATGGCTGA
- a CDS encoding branched-chain amino acid ABC transporter permease, with protein sequence MADTIALPRAANQRTRVRPGLALVFVILALAGGLAGWLTDNVFYLRLATEALIFGGLAMAVDLLLGIAGLLSLGQALFFGFGAYLAGLLLRDAGLSFWPMLVVVAAGGAVAGLVAGIIAIRARGVYFALITFGLAQIAAKAVYNIQALGASDGLMGVPVVAVGVGPWQVPASDPLGFFLVVLAIVMIMYGVLSYLLNTPFGRNMQALRANPQRLSFLGFDPWRYKLAAFVIAAVLAAVAGALYPVLRGFASPELLYFQTSGNAVITVVLGGVGTLIGALYGSVILFGLKSIIGTYTEHHLIVIGVLFMIAVIFFPAGLVGALRRRK encoded by the coding sequence ATGGCTGACACGATCGCATTGCCGCGCGCGGCGAACCAGCGGACGCGCGTGCGTCCCGGACTGGCCCTGGTATTCGTGATCCTTGCGCTGGCGGGCGGCCTGGCGGGCTGGCTGACGGACAACGTTTTCTATCTGCGGCTGGCCACCGAAGCGCTGATCTTCGGCGGGCTCGCCATGGCGGTGGATCTGCTGCTGGGCATCGCGGGCCTGCTGTCGCTGGGCCAGGCGCTGTTCTTCGGGTTCGGCGCCTACCTGGCGGGATTGCTGCTGCGCGACGCGGGCTTGTCCTTCTGGCCCATGCTGGTGGTGGTGGCGGCTGGCGGCGCGGTGGCGGGCCTGGTGGCCGGCATCATCGCCATCCGGGCGCGCGGGGTGTATTTCGCCCTGATCACCTTCGGCCTGGCGCAGATCGCGGCCAAGGCGGTCTACAACATCCAGGCGCTGGGGGCTTCCGACGGCCTGATGGGCGTTCCGGTGGTGGCCGTCGGCGTGGGGCCTTGGCAGGTTCCCGCGTCGGACCCCTTGGGATTCTTCCTGGTCGTGCTGGCCATCGTCATGATCATGTACGGCGTGCTCAGCTACCTGCTGAACACTCCCTTTGGACGCAATATGCAGGCGTTGCGCGCGAATCCGCAGCGCCTGTCGTTCCTGGGCTTCGATCCCTGGCGGTACAAGCTGGCGGCCTTCGTGATCGCCGCGGTCCTGGCGGCCGTGGCGGGCGCCTTGTACCCCGTTCTGCGCGGCTTTGCCTCGCCGGAGCTGCTGTACTTCCAGACGTCAGGGAACGCCGTCATCACCGTGGTGCTGGGCGGGGTCGGGACCCTGATCGGCGCGCTCTACGGCAGCGTCATCCTGTTCGGCCTGAAATCGATCATCGGCACCTACACCGAACATCATCTGATCGTGATCGGCGTGCTGTTCATGATCGCGGTCATCTTCTTTCCCGCCGGGCTGGTGGGTGCATTGCGGAGGCGCAAGTGA
- a CDS encoding ABC transporter ATP-binding protein, protein MSTTDRTAASGDPILQVEHLGVRFGALRAVDDVTLQVARGGITSLIGPNGAGKSTLFNLISGALRPTAGKVAFDGRDVTGWTPHALLRAGLARSFQITNLFFELPVAENLRLAAQVLDGGWNGLRPLSASRIAQARVDELLEEFGLQAKAADPAGALSHGEQRRLEIAVALACRPRLLLLDEPTQGMSHGDTQETAALIKRLGGGLTILLVEHDVGLVMDVSDHVIVLAQGRKLAEGRPAAVRADPAVQAAYFGEAAHA, encoded by the coding sequence GTGAGCACGACCGACCGAACGGCCGCCAGCGGCGATCCCATCCTGCAGGTCGAGCACCTGGGCGTGCGCTTCGGCGCGCTGCGGGCCGTGGACGACGTGACGCTGCAGGTCGCGCGCGGCGGCATCACGTCGCTGATCGGCCCCAATGGCGCGGGCAAGAGCACCTTGTTCAACCTCATCAGCGGCGCCTTGCGGCCGACGGCGGGCAAGGTCGCCTTCGATGGCCGCGACGTCACCGGCTGGACACCCCATGCGCTGTTGCGCGCCGGGCTCGCGCGTTCGTTCCAGATCACCAATCTGTTTTTCGAGCTGCCCGTGGCCGAGAATCTGCGGCTCGCCGCGCAGGTGCTGGACGGCGGCTGGAACGGGCTGCGGCCGCTGTCGGCCTCGCGCATCGCGCAGGCCCGGGTCGACGAGCTGCTGGAGGAGTTCGGCTTGCAGGCCAAGGCGGCCGACCCCGCCGGCGCGCTGTCGCACGGCGAGCAGCGGCGCCTGGAGATCGCGGTCGCGCTGGCCTGCAGGCCCAGGCTGCTGCTGCTGGACGAACCCACCCAGGGCATGTCCCACGGCGACACGCAGGAAACCGCCGCGCTGATCAAGCGGCTGGGCGGCGGCCTGACGATCCTGCTCGTCGAGCACGACGTCGGGCTGGTCATGGACGTGTCGGACCATGTGATCGTGCTGGCGCAGGGCCGCAAGCTGGCCGAAGGACGGCCGGCGGCGGTGCGCGCCGATCCCGCGGTCCAGGCCGCTTATTTCGGGGAGGCCGCGCATGCTTGA
- a CDS encoding ABC transporter ATP-binding protein, whose product MLELRDVHVHYGLSHVLQGLTLEVGPGEVVGLFGRNGVGKTTTVKTVAGWTTTSGGEIRFRGESLAGLPSDRICRRGIGLVPEDRRIFPGLTTEENLAMGFMQRARLGRAEERARLDGIYQRFPRLAERRAQPGTTLSGGEQQMLAIARVLLGQPDLLLIDEPTEGLAPLIINDLFEVMAQVKAAGQSILLVEQNVSRALTLCDRFYALERGRVVLSGRADRPEDVQALMRAIAV is encoded by the coding sequence ATGCTTGAACTGCGCGACGTACACGTGCATTACGGACTCAGCCACGTCCTGCAAGGCCTGACGCTGGAAGTCGGGCCGGGCGAAGTGGTGGGCCTGTTCGGCCGCAACGGCGTGGGCAAGACCACGACCGTCAAGACGGTGGCGGGCTGGACGACGACCAGCGGCGGCGAGATCCGCTTCCGGGGCGAATCCCTGGCGGGCCTGCCGTCCGACAGAATATGCCGGCGCGGCATCGGCCTGGTCCCCGAGGACCGGCGCATCTTTCCAGGCCTGACCACCGAGGAAAACCTGGCCATGGGCTTCATGCAGCGCGCTCGCCTGGGCCGCGCCGAGGAACGCGCGCGGCTCGATGGCATCTATCAACGATTTCCGCGACTGGCCGAGCGCCGCGCGCAGCCCGGCACCACCCTGTCGGGCGGCGAGCAGCAGATGCTGGCGATCGCGCGCGTGCTGCTGGGCCAGCCCGACCTGCTGCTGATCGACGAGCCGACCGAAGGCCTGGCGCCGCTGATCATCAACGACCTGTTCGAGGTCATGGCGCAGGTGAAGGCGGCCGGGCAGTCCATCCTGCTGGTCGAGCAGAACGTCTCGCGCGCGCTGACCCTGTGCGACCGCTTCTATGCCCTGGAGCGCGGGCGGGTGGTGCTGAGCGGACGCGCCGACCGGCCCGAGGACGTGCAGGCGCTGATGCGGGCGATCGCGGTCTGA
- a CDS encoding YbfB/YjiJ family MFS transporter produces the protein MAEQSATRIALIGMLSVATAIGIGRFAYTPILPVMLQDGWLTLAEGCWLAESNLLGYFFGAILCSLIPGAWMRWTRREAPDERLAVAGLAATAVLTAAMALPWPWLWQWLRFFSGLASAIAFVFTSSWCLRRLAQQNGTSLAGLIYCGSGVGIMLGGILVSATISLGWSASACWKILGAVVGAFVLWIAYECRRDRRHAARHASLANDAGAVPHMPQSPSELVESLAANRGLAWLMLAYGLAGFGYVITATFLPVMAREVLPDSIWVDWIWPIYGVSAALGCLASTRLPPHWDNSRLLAACYGTQSLGVVMGLWWPDVGGFVLSSILVGAPFTALTLFAFREARRRWPHRSTSVIGLMTAVYAIGQILSPPLFGALLRSGIGHRQVFSWSLHTASVALLIGGAIWFFAASRFPSRRPASQATGS, from the coding sequence ATGGCAGAGCAGAGCGCGACACGCATAGCACTGATCGGGATGTTGTCTGTCGCCACTGCCATCGGCATTGGACGTTTCGCCTACACGCCCATCCTGCCGGTCATGCTGCAGGACGGGTGGCTCACCCTGGCGGAAGGGTGCTGGCTCGCCGAAAGCAATCTGCTCGGCTACTTTTTCGGGGCGATCCTGTGTTCGCTGATTCCCGGCGCCTGGATGCGTTGGACCCGCCGTGAGGCGCCCGACGAACGCCTGGCGGTCGCCGGACTGGCTGCCACGGCGGTGCTGACGGCGGCGATGGCCCTGCCGTGGCCCTGGCTGTGGCAATGGCTGCGCTTTTTTTCGGGCCTGGCCAGCGCCATCGCATTCGTGTTCACGTCGAGCTGGTGCCTGCGCCGGCTGGCGCAGCAGAACGGCACATCGCTGGCGGGCCTGATCTATTGCGGCTCCGGCGTGGGCATCATGCTGGGCGGCATCCTGGTCAGCGCCACCATCTCGCTGGGCTGGAGCGCGAGCGCATGCTGGAAGATCCTGGGCGCCGTGGTCGGGGCCTTCGTGCTGTGGATCGCGTACGAATGCCGCCGCGACCGCCGGCATGCGGCGCGGCACGCCAGCCTCGCCAACGATGCCGGCGCCGTCCCCCACATGCCGCAGTCGCCGTCGGAACTGGTCGAATCGCTGGCCGCCAACCGTGGGTTGGCCTGGCTGATGCTCGCCTATGGCCTGGCAGGCTTCGGCTACGTCATCACCGCGACCTTCCTGCCGGTGATGGCGCGCGAAGTCCTGCCGGACTCCATCTGGGTCGACTGGATCTGGCCGATCTATGGCGTGTCGGCGGCATTGGGCTGCCTGGCTTCCACGCGGCTGCCGCCCCATTGGGACAACAGCCGGCTCCTGGCGGCCTGCTACGGCACCCAGTCGCTGGGCGTGGTGATGGGGCTGTGGTGGCCCGATGTGGGTGGCTTCGTACTCAGCAGCATCCTGGTGGGCGCGCCGTTCACCGCGCTGACCCTGTTCGCCTTCCGCGAGGCCAGGCGACGCTGGCCGCACCGGTCGACATCGGTCATCGGCCTGATGACCGCCGTCTACGCCATCGGCCAGATCCTGAGCCCGCCGCTGTTCGGTGCGCTGCTCCGGAGCGGCATCGGCCATCGCCAGGTCTTCTCGTGGTCGCTGCATACCGCAAGCGTGGCGCTGTTGATCGGTGGCGCCATCTGGTTCTTCGCGGCGTCGCGCTTCCCGAGCCGGCGCCCCGCATCGCAAGCGACTGGATCTTGA